A stretch of the Bacillus anthracis str. Vollum genome encodes the following:
- a CDS encoding sporulation initiation phosphotransferase B, producing MNKKWTIIDALRHSRHDWLNRMQMVKGNLSLGKVEEIHSLIDRFVQEARQESNLMGLSMPLFSEWILTYNWKQQPCLLEYEVLGNLHNLSHLDETVCTWTNQFFSMLQHSLDVYVENYVCITIECDAENARFFFDFRGKLTSVEELQNWLANQNNKWYSISYTVRDEEVSVILQPIEKSVVK from the coding sequence ATGAATAAAAAATGGACAATTATAGATGCATTGCGCCATTCAAGACATGATTGGCTCAATCGTATGCAGATGGTGAAAGGAAACCTTTCCCTTGGAAAAGTGGAAGAAATTCATAGTCTCATCGATCGTTTTGTCCAAGAAGCGAGACAAGAATCCAATCTGATGGGGCTATCTATGCCTTTATTTTCAGAGTGGATTTTAACATATAATTGGAAACAGCAGCCGTGCTTATTGGAGTATGAAGTATTAGGGAATTTACATAACTTATCTCACTTAGATGAGACTGTATGTACATGGACGAATCAATTTTTCTCAATGCTTCAGCATAGTTTAGACGTATATGTTGAAAATTATGTTTGTATCACAATTGAATGTGACGCGGAGAATGCTCGTTTCTTTTTTGATTTTCGTGGTAAGCTAACGAGTGTAGAAGAACTACAGAATTGGCTTGCGAACCAAAACAATAAATGGTATTCCATTTCTTATACAGTACGAGACGAGGAAGTCTCAGTTATATTACAACCAATTGAAAAAAGTGTGGTGAAATAA